The following are from one region of the Prochlorococcus marinus str. SB genome:
- a CDS encoding prohibitin family protein: protein MSTSFKNVTPTGPGGTATLLIVLSFTGFLLLTQSLFVVPSGQVAVVTTLGKVSGPSRRAGLNFKLPFVQSVYPFDIKTQVQPEKFETLTKDLQVIRATATVKYSVKPNEAGRIFATIASRNSDVYQKIVQPSLLKALKSVFSQYELETIATEFAVISEKVGDTVAQELNSFDYVDVKSLDLTGLEIAEEYRAAIEQKQIAGQQLLRAKTEVEIAEQEALRYETLNRSLDDQVLFKLFLDKWDGSTQVVPGLPGSEGGSPPVIVGGKR, encoded by the coding sequence ATGTCAACATCCTTTAAAAATGTAACACCAACAGGTCCAGGTGGAACAGCAACATTATTAATTGTATTATCCTTTACTGGCTTTCTTTTGCTCACCCAATCTCTTTTTGTTGTCCCTTCTGGGCAAGTTGCAGTTGTTACAACATTAGGGAAAGTAAGTGGTCCCTCTAGGAGAGCCGGTTTAAACTTTAAACTTCCATTCGTTCAGTCTGTTTATCCATTTGATATAAAAACTCAGGTTCAACCCGAAAAATTTGAAACTTTAACTAAAGATCTTCAAGTTATTAGGGCTACAGCTACCGTAAAGTACTCAGTAAAACCTAACGAAGCAGGAAGGATCTTCGCAACGATTGCAAGCAGAAATAGCGATGTTTATCAGAAAATTGTTCAGCCATCTTTGCTAAAAGCTTTAAAATCAGTGTTTTCTCAATATGAGCTAGAAACAATTGCTACTGAATTCGCAGTAATTTCCGAAAAAGTAGGAGATACTGTTGCACAAGAACTAAATTCATTCGATTATGTAGATGTTAAAAGTTTAGATCTTACTGGATTAGAGATTGCTGAGGAATATAGAGCTGCGATTGAACAAAAGCAAATAGCAGGTCAGCAACTACTAAGAGCAAAGACAGAAGTTGAAATTGCTGAACAAGAAGCACTTAGGTACGAGACATTAAATAGAAGTCTTGACGATCAGGTACTTTTCAAATTATTTCTCGACAAATGGGATGGTAGCACACAAGTTGTTCCTGGTCTGCCAGGTTCAGAAGGCGGAAGTCCCCCTGTAATAGTTGGTGGTAAGAGGTAA
- a CDS encoding YajQ family cyclic di-GMP-binding protein: MAESFSFDVVSDFDRQELVNTLDQVKREISQRYDLKGTDTSVDLEKENIFIITNSELTLNAVNDIIRQKAIKRNLSLKIFDYGNIEIVSGNRIKQSILLKQGIKQEIAKKISKNIRDQIKKINVSINGETLRVASKSKNDLQLAIKLVSELEESLNIPLKANNFR; the protein is encoded by the coding sequence ATGGCAGAAAGTTTTTCATTTGATGTTGTTTCTGATTTTGATAGACAAGAATTAGTCAATACTTTGGATCAAGTTAAAAGGGAAATTTCTCAGCGTTACGATTTGAAGGGCACGGATACTTCAGTTGATTTAGAAAAAGAAAATATTTTTATAATCACCAATAGCGAACTTACTTTGAATGCTGTCAATGACATAATTAGACAAAAGGCAATAAAAAGGAACTTATCCTTAAAAATATTTGACTACGGTAATATTGAAATAGTTAGTGGTAATAGAATTAAGCAGTCAATTTTATTAAAACAAGGCATTAAACAAGAAATTGCAAAAAAAATCAGTAAAAATATTAGAGATCAAATAAAAAAAATCAATGTCAGTATCAATGGAGAAACTCTAAGAGTTGCAAGTAAGAGCAAGAATGATCTTCAATTAGCAATTAAGCTTGTTAGTGAGTTGGAAGAGTCTTTGAACATCCCTCTAAAAGCAAATAACTTTAGATAA
- a CDS encoding phosphotransacetylase family protein, protein MSDILLIGSCEPFSGKSAMVLGIAKNLLQKKKKVRIGKPLATCIELTNLPSMSYEGLIDDDVKFIGSTLNIEEENLISSVGLLDNISAEKRIFNKDLLPGKSFDQIEALVNDDFEGLNILEAAGSLHEGMIYGLSLPQLAKDLDAKVLIVNLWEDCKSVDALLDAKKQLGEKLAGVVLNGVLPQEVEKVKKEIIPSLKDLGIEVFGVMPKSPLLRSVTVGELVRRLDAQIICCPEKDQLLVETLSIGAMGVNSAMEFFRRRRNMAVVTGADRTDIQLAALEASTQCLILTGIGDPLSQLIHRAEELEVPILKVELDTLSSVEIIEQAFGHVRIHESIKASYAIQLVQENVNLQRILEKIDFSCNFSDKC, encoded by the coding sequence ATGAGCGATATATTATTAATTGGTTCATGTGAGCCATTTAGTGGTAAGTCTGCAATGGTTCTTGGGATAGCAAAAAACCTTTTACAGAAGAAAAAAAAAGTACGCATTGGAAAACCATTAGCAACATGTATTGAACTTACTAATCTTCCTTCAATGTCTTATGAAGGATTAATAGATGATGATGTTAAGTTTATTGGATCTACATTAAATATCGAAGAGGAGAATTTAATTTCCTCAGTAGGATTATTGGATAATATATCAGCTGAAAAAAGAATCTTTAATAAAGACTTACTCCCAGGAAAATCGTTTGATCAGATTGAAGCATTGGTTAATGATGATTTTGAAGGTCTGAATATTTTAGAGGCAGCTGGAAGTCTTCATGAAGGCATGATTTATGGCTTAAGTCTCCCACAATTAGCTAAGGATTTAGATGCGAAAGTTTTAATTGTGAATTTATGGGAAGATTGTAAAAGTGTGGATGCCTTACTTGATGCGAAAAAACAATTAGGAGAGAAATTGGCCGGAGTTGTATTGAACGGGGTTTTGCCACAAGAAGTCGAAAAAGTTAAAAAAGAAATAATACCCTCTCTTAAAGATCTGGGTATTGAAGTGTTTGGGGTAATGCCTAAATCACCACTTCTTAGAAGTGTCACAGTCGGAGAGCTTGTAAGAAGACTAGATGCCCAAATAATTTGTTGCCCTGAAAAAGATCAATTGCTTGTTGAAACATTAAGTATTGGTGCAATGGGGGTGAATTCTGCAATGGAATTTTTCAGGAGAAGACGAAATATGGCTGTTGTTACTGGAGCTGATAGAACTGATATCCAACTCGCTGCTTTGGAGGCTTCGACTCAATGCTTAATTTTAACTGGTATTGGAGACCCCTTGTCACAATTGATCCATAGAGCGGAGGAATTGGAGGTGCCAATTTTAAAAGTGGAATTGGATACTCTTTCCTCCGTAGAAATTATTGAACAAGCTTTTGGCCATGTCAGAATACATGAATCAATAAAAGCTTCTTATGCTATTCAATTAGTTCAAGAGAATGTAAATCTACAAAGAATTCTCGAAAAGATAGATTTTTCCTGCAATTTTTCAGATAAATGCTAA
- a CDS encoding SDR family oxidoreductase, with the protein MINSTKNEKTIGITGASGALGKELTKLFRQKGYKVIGFTHSKTNYEINFESPNEWIKWECGKESSLKKQLEKIDILILNHGIYDLSRGNSNYENSIEINALSKFKFLNLFEDIALSNDSLIKKEVWINTSEAEILPALNPSYEISKSLIGKLVSFKKNLLDKNTKKKLIIKKIILGPFKSGLNPIGIMSPKFVSKKIYNLANSKKYLIIISPNPLTYLLFPLKEFFNFLYCQMIYKYKS; encoded by the coding sequence ATGATAAATTCAACCAAAAACGAAAAAACTATAGGTATTACTGGAGCCTCAGGTGCACTAGGAAAAGAATTAACAAAGTTGTTTCGCCAAAAAGGATATAAGGTGATTGGATTTACTCATAGTAAAACTAATTATGAAATAAATTTTGAATCTCCAAATGAATGGATTAAATGGGAATGTGGAAAGGAGTCTTCATTAAAAAAACAATTAGAGAAGATAGACATCTTAATTTTGAACCATGGTATTTATGATTTGAGTAGAGGAAATTCCAATTATGAAAACTCAATAGAAATAAATGCATTAAGCAAATTCAAATTTTTAAATTTATTTGAAGATATTGCTCTTAGCAATGATTCACTTATAAAAAAAGAAGTTTGGATAAACACATCTGAAGCAGAAATATTACCAGCCCTAAATCCGTCATATGAGATTAGTAAATCCCTTATTGGTAAATTAGTCTCTTTCAAAAAAAATCTTTTAGATAAAAATACAAAGAAAAAATTAATAATTAAAAAAATTATCTTAGGGCCTTTCAAATCAGGACTAAATCCTATCGGAATAATGAGTCCCAAATTTGTTTCTAAAAAAATTTATAATTTAGCTAATTCAAAAAAATATTTAATAATAATTAGTCCAAATCCTTTGACCTATCTACTTTTTCCATTAAAAGAATTTTTTAATTTTTTGTATTGCCAAATGATCTATAAGTACAAATCATAG
- the map gene encoding type I methionyl aminopeptidase: MRHFADLLLNKNNSKANNQVPFIQRRRGIEIKSSREIKLMKKSSRIVATVLREINDLIKPGMSTKDLDDFAEKRIKSFGAVPSFKGYHGFPSSICSSINNEVVHGIPSKNKIIKNGDLVKIDTGAYLDGFHGDSCISICVGKVSPQAQKLSDIAFKALYAGLSKIKAGNTLLDVAGEIEDIVLKNGFSVVEDYTGHGVGRNLHEEPSVFNFRTKELPNVVLREGMTLAVEPIVNEGTKFCKTLNDRWTVITKDGKLSAQWEHTIVVLKDGIEILTDRDF; the protein is encoded by the coding sequence ATGAGACATTTTGCAGATCTTTTGTTAAATAAAAATAATTCCAAAGCTAATAATCAAGTTCCTTTTATTCAGAGGAGGAGAGGAATCGAAATAAAGTCTTCACGGGAAATTAAATTAATGAAAAAATCTAGCAGGATTGTAGCAACTGTTTTGAGGGAAATTAATGACTTAATTAAACCTGGAATGAGTACAAAAGATTTAGATGATTTCGCAGAAAAGAGGATAAAAAGTTTTGGAGCTGTGCCAAGTTTCAAGGGCTACCATGGATTTCCTTCTAGTATTTGTTCTAGTATTAATAATGAGGTTGTCCACGGTATTCCAAGTAAAAATAAAATAATTAAAAATGGTGACTTGGTTAAAATTGATACAGGGGCTTATTTAGATGGTTTCCATGGAGATAGTTGTATATCAATTTGTGTAGGAAAAGTTAGTCCACAGGCTCAAAAACTTAGTGACATAGCTTTTAAAGCATTGTATGCGGGGCTTTCCAAAATCAAAGCTGGGAATACACTCTTAGATGTTGCTGGGGAAATCGAGGATATTGTTTTAAAAAATGGTTTTAGTGTTGTTGAAGACTATACAGGTCACGGAGTCGGAAGAAATCTTCATGAAGAACCATCGGTATTTAATTTTCGAACCAAAGAATTGCCCAATGTCGTACTTCGTGAAGGAATGACATTAGCTGTCGAACCTATTGTTAATGAAGGGACTAAATTTTGTAAAACTTTAAATGATAGATGGACAGTAATAACAAAAGATGGAAAATTGTCGGCCCAATGGGAGCATACAATAGTTGTTTTAAAAGATGGTATTGAAATATTGACAGACAGAGATTTCTGA
- a CDS encoding PepSY domain-containing protein has translation MKTLFNSRQFHKALAPWVFLPLFISSITGLLYRVSKDLLGYSREQVHWLMSLHEGEWLGDNGELIYVILNSLGVLWMLVTGFQMFSKTISFTKKVTKGESKG, from the coding sequence ATGAAAACTTTATTTAATTCTAGGCAATTTCATAAGGCTTTGGCGCCCTGGGTTTTTCTTCCATTATTTATATCTTCAATTACTGGTCTTTTATATAGGGTTTCAAAAGATTTACTAGGATACTCTAGAGAGCAAGTTCATTGGTTAATGTCTCTCCATGAGGGCGAATGGCTTGGAGATAATGGAGAACTTATTTACGTAATATTGAATTCTCTTGGAGTTTTATGGATGCTCGTAACAGGATTCCAAATGTTTTCAAAAACAATTTCATTTACCAAAAAGGTTACTAAAGGCGAGTCAAAAGGTTAA
- the rplS gene encoding 50S ribosomal protein L19 yields MAKEKQEKELETGIKADASVDVAVEQKEKNTVSKTTQTLSTSNLIKEFESEQLKKELPEIYVGDTVKVGVKITEGNKERVQPYEGVVIAKRHGGFNQTITVRRIFQGIGVERVFMLHSPQVASLKVERRGKVRRAKLFYLRDRVGKATRVKQRFDR; encoded by the coding sequence ATGGCCAAAGAGAAACAAGAGAAGGAATTAGAAACTGGTATTAAAGCTGACGCATCAGTTGATGTAGCAGTTGAACAAAAAGAAAAAAATACGGTTTCTAAGACTACGCAAACCTTAAGCACATCCAATCTTATTAAGGAATTTGAAAGTGAACAATTAAAAAAAGAATTACCTGAAATATATGTTGGGGACACCGTTAAAGTTGGAGTAAAAATTACAGAAGGTAATAAAGAAAGAGTCCAACCTTATGAAGGCGTTGTCATAGCAAAAAGGCATGGAGGTTTTAACCAGACTATTACAGTTAGAAGAATTTTTCAGGGTATAGGTGTTGAAAGAGTATTTATGCTACATAGTCCACAGGTTGCCTCTCTAAAAGTTGAACGTAGAGGTAAAGTAAGAAGAGCCAAGTTATTCTATCTGAGAGATAGAGTAGGAAAAGCTACTCGCGTAAAACAACGCTTTGATCGATAA
- the gltX gene encoding glutamate--tRNA ligase, with translation MEKRLRLAPSPTGLFHIGTARTALFNWLYAQKIGGKFLIRIEDTDFLRSKSEYTKNILEGLKWLGLKWDEEPIKQSERISIHKSYIKKLLECGAAYRCFTTEDEIYQLREEQKKKGLPPKHDNRHRSLSKEEIEKFISQGRTSVIRFKIDEKIEIKWLDQIRGEIKWQGKDLGGDLVLSRRAKGYEIGDPLYNLAVVVDDNFMNITHVVRGEDHISNTAKQILIYKALKFNLPTFSHTPLILNSEGKKLSKRDCVTSIDEFRDMGYLPEALSNYMAFLGWSPKSAEKEILSIKEISEIFNLSDINKAGAKFSWEKLNWINSQYIKNMESIKLCEIIRKYWDDNGWVPPSQEWAYKLAILLKDSMTLLKDSIDQSKPFFLIPTIQKEGQDFLKKNDSKLSLKLILNYLIEQNTIKLNKEKAKEIINEISKMHNIKKGILMKSLRVAFFGSLSGPDLIQSWELFSESKTDRSRIERCLKSF, from the coding sequence TTGGAAAAACGTTTAAGACTAGCCCCCAGTCCAACGGGTTTATTTCATATTGGGACAGCGCGAACAGCATTATTCAACTGGTTGTATGCACAAAAAATAGGTGGGAAATTTCTTATCAGAATAGAAGATACAGATTTTCTTCGATCTAAATCTGAATATACAAAAAATATATTAGAAGGCTTGAAATGGCTTGGACTTAAATGGGATGAAGAACCTATTAAGCAAAGTGAACGAATTTCGATTCACAAAAGTTATATCAAAAAGCTATTGGAATGTGGAGCTGCATATAGGTGCTTTACAACAGAAGATGAAATATATCAATTAAGAGAAGAACAAAAAAAGAAAGGATTACCTCCAAAGCATGATAATAGACACAGAAGTCTTTCAAAAGAAGAAATAGAAAAATTCATATCCCAAGGGAGGACTTCAGTAATAAGATTTAAGATTGATGAAAAAATTGAAATTAAATGGTTAGATCAGATAAGAGGTGAAATCAAATGGCAAGGGAAGGATTTAGGTGGTGATTTAGTTTTGTCAAGAAGGGCAAAGGGATATGAGATTGGAGATCCTTTGTATAATCTTGCAGTTGTAGTTGATGATAATTTTATGAATATTACTCATGTTGTAAGGGGTGAAGACCATATCTCTAACACTGCAAAACAAATATTGATTTATAAAGCATTAAAATTTAATTTGCCAACTTTCTCGCATACACCCTTAATACTAAATAGTGAAGGGAAAAAATTATCTAAAAGAGATTGCGTTACTTCAATCGACGAATTTAGAGATATGGGATACTTACCTGAGGCTTTATCGAACTATATGGCCTTTTTAGGTTGGTCTCCAAAATCTGCCGAAAAAGAAATACTTTCAATTAAAGAGATATCTGAAATCTTTAACTTATCAGACATAAATAAAGCTGGGGCCAAATTCAGTTGGGAAAAACTCAACTGGATTAATTCTCAATATATAAAAAATATGGAATCAATAAAACTTTGTGAGATCATTAGGAAATACTGGGATGATAATGGTTGGGTGCCGCCATCTCAAGAATGGGCGTATAAATTAGCAATTTTGCTTAAAGACTCTATGACTCTTTTAAAAGATTCAATTGATCAATCAAAACCATTTTTCTTAATACCTACAATTCAAAAAGAAGGTCAAGATTTCCTGAAAAAAAATGATAGTAAATTATCTCTAAAACTAATCTTAAATTATTTAATTGAGCAAAATACTATAAAACTAAATAAAGAGAAAGCCAAAGAAATAATAAACGAAATCTCAAAAATGCATAATATTAAAAAAGGGATATTAATGAAATCACTAAGAGTAGCCTTTTTTGGATCTCTAAGTGGACCAGATTTAATTCAAAGTTGGGAGCTTTTCTCAGAGAGTAAAACTGACAGATCTCGAATTGAAAGATGTCTTAAATCATTCTAA
- a CDS encoding cation:proton antiporter, which yields MTPERLGLLWGITVFAGAFARLFSSFTGFPSVVILLLSGLFIGRSGLGLVEPLDLGQGLETIVGLLVCLVLFEGGLNLKLPEGNIRNTVLKISVVRLFISLSAGIFIAHWLAGLSWQVAGIYSAIVLATGPTVVSPLVEQIKLVSPISEVLKAEGLLLEPIGAVLALLLLELTLGDLRGINDVFIALMQRLGGGVLIGLSAGWLLSEILKKIKNEASFGIELQVTLGFIFLVYGICEYFLPESGLPASVAAGFIVGRREIIDKERLDNLIGELAQLAITVLFPLLAADVSWGELSPLGWGGVLCVFMLMVIVRPISIWIATIGRELNLKEKVFLAWLAPRGIVTAAVASLFSIRLEQAGILGAGRLQGLVFLTILMTVGIQGLSAKPLANRLELGQKK from the coding sequence ATGACGCCTGAAAGGCTTGGATTACTTTGGGGAATAACTGTATTTGCAGGTGCTTTTGCTCGATTATTTTCTTCTTTTACAGGATTCCCAAGTGTTGTTATTTTATTGCTTTCTGGATTGTTCATTGGAAGATCAGGCTTAGGACTGGTTGAGCCTTTAGATCTTGGGCAAGGGCTTGAAACTATTGTTGGACTTTTAGTCTGTTTGGTTCTATTTGAAGGGGGACTAAATTTAAAATTGCCTGAGGGGAATATAAGAAATACTGTCTTGAAAATTTCAGTGGTAAGACTTTTTATTTCATTATCAGCTGGAATTTTTATTGCTCATTGGCTGGCAGGCCTCTCATGGCAAGTTGCGGGAATATATAGTGCCATTGTCCTTGCTACTGGACCAACAGTTGTCTCTCCATTAGTAGAACAAATAAAATTAGTTTCCCCTATTTCGGAAGTTTTGAAAGCTGAGGGATTGTTGCTTGAACCAATTGGTGCAGTACTGGCATTACTGCTTTTAGAACTGACTTTAGGGGACCTACGTGGGATTAACGATGTATTTATAGCATTAATGCAAAGATTAGGGGGAGGAGTCTTAATCGGATTAAGTGCAGGATGGTTGCTATCAGAAATTTTAAAAAAAATAAAAAATGAAGCCTCGTTTGGTATAGAGCTTCAAGTTACCCTTGGATTTATTTTCCTTGTGTATGGAATTTGCGAATATTTTCTGCCAGAATCAGGCTTGCCTGCTTCTGTCGCGGCAGGTTTTATTGTAGGGAGAAGAGAAATTATAGATAAGGAGAGATTGGATAATCTAATAGGTGAATTAGCTCAATTAGCAATAACTGTTCTTTTCCCTCTTTTGGCTGCCGACGTTTCTTGGGGTGAATTAAGTCCCCTTGGATGGGGAGGGGTTCTTTGCGTATTTATGTTGATGGTAATTGTTCGCCCTATCTCTATCTGGATAGCAACAATAGGAAGAGAACTTAACTTAAAAGAAAAAGTATTTTTAGCCTGGTTAGCCCCAAGAGGTATTGTTACTGCAGCGGTAGCTTCTCTTTTTTCTATCAGATTAGAGCAGGCTGGTATCCTTGGGGCTGGCCGTCTTCAAGGTTTAGTTTTTCTTACAATACTGATGACAGTAGGAATCCAAGGTCTTTCAGCCAAACCTTTAGCAAATAGGCTTGAATTAGGTCAAAAAAAATAA